The genomic segment ACCAGGGCGCGCCGATCGCGCGTGAAGCCACGGTTAAACTGTTCTCAACCATTTTGCGCCGGGAAGAGGACGGGCACCATTACCTGGTCACGCCGGTCGAGAAATGGCGCATCCAGGTTGAAGATACCCCGTTGTTGGCGCATTCCCTGGAGCGTAAAGGAGAGGGCGCCGGGCAAGTGCTCTCGCTGACCACCAATGTGGGTGAAGTCCTTGAGATAGGGCCTGAGCATCCCCTGGCGGTGATGCAGTACCCGAACAGCGATGAACCCCGGCCCGTGGTGCATGTCCGCCACGGCATTGAGGCCCGATTGGTGACGGCGGCCTTCTACGAGCTGGCAGGCCTGATGGAAGAGCAGCAGGAGAGTGGCGTAACCCGGTACGGCGTGCTTAGTCACGGAAAATTCTGGAAAATCGGGCAGGGCGGTTGAAAACCGCGAACTCGCCTCTATGAATAGGGTAGAAAACGCAGTCTGTCACTTGTTAAACTGTGTTTTCATACTTGTTACCGAGCCTGGCTCTCTAACGAGGCCTGGTGGTCGTTAGTCCCTCTGTGCAGTATGGCTGTTCACGAACACTTTCGATTGCCTACAATCCAAATACACAGTCATTGCGACACGCAAGGAGATCACATGGCCCAACCTCGTGTTGTCACCATCCATTACACGCTCACTAACGACCAGGGAGAGCAACTCGATTCCTCCCGTGTAGAAGGCCGTGAGCCGCTGTCTTACCTGGAAGGTGCACAAAACATTATCGGTGGACTGGAAAGTGCGCTGAACGAAAAGAACGCAGGCGATCAGGTGAAAGTATCCGTTGCTCCCGCTGAAGGTTACGGCGAAGTTAACGAAGAACTGATCCAGCCGGTTCCGCGCTCTGCCTTTGAAGGCGTAGACACCATCGAGCCGGGCATGCAGTTCCAGGCTCAGACTCCGGGCGGTCCCCAGATCGTTCGTGTTGTGGAAGTCAGCGACGAAACCGTCACAATCGATGCCAACCACCCGCTGGCGGGGCAGACTCTGCACTTCGACGTAGAAGTGGTAGAAGCTCGCGAAGCAACTGACGAAGAGCAGGAGCACGGCCACGTGCACTGATCTCTTCCGAGAGGTTGATCAAAAAACGGCTCCTGCGGGAGCCGTTCTTTTTTGGTTTTTTTGTGGCAAAAAAAATACCGGAGGCGAGCTCCGGTACTTTCTGGCTAGTCTACTCGTTTACATGTTCGGGTAGTTCGGGCCGCCACCGCCTTCCGGCGTTACCCAGGTAATGTTCTGGGCAGGATCCTTGATGTCACAGGTCTTGCAGTGAACACAGTTCTGGGCGTTGATCTGGAACTTCTTGCCGCTGCCGTCGTCTTTCTCGACCACTTCGTATACGCCGGCCGGGCAGTAACGCTGCGCAGGCTCGTCGTACTTGGGCAGGTTGTCCTTCAGCGGAATGTCCGGATCGGTCAGCTTCAGGTGAACCGGCTGATCTTCCTCATGGTTGGTGTTGGAGATGAACACCGAGGACAGGCGGTCAAACGTCAGCTTGTTATCCGGCTTCGGATAGTCGATCTTCTTGCACTCAGACGCCGGCTTCAGGGTGGCGTAGTCCGGAGTCGTGTCGTGGAAGGTGATCGGCAGGCTGCCGCGCAGAATGTTCTGCTCGAAGAAGGCAATGGCACCGCCGACAATGTTGCCGAATTTGTGCATGGCCGGGCCGAAGTTACGCTCGGCGTAGAGCTCCTTGTACAGCCAGCTGTCTTCGAAACGCTTCTGGAAGCTGGTGATTTCCTCACCGGTTTTGCCTTCCTTGAGAGCTTCGAATACAGCTTCCGCGCCCAGCAGGCCAGATTTCATGGCGGTGTGGGAGCCTTTGATCTTGGAACTGTTCAGGGTGCCGGCATCACAACCCAGCAACAGACCGCCCGGGAAGCTCATCTTCGGCAGGGCGTTGTAGCCGCCTTTGGCAATCGCGCGGGCGCCGTAGGCAACACGCTTGCCGCCTTCCAGGTATTTCTTGATCTCCGGATGGTACTTGAGACGCTGGAACTCCTCGAACGGGCTCAGGTGCGGGTTGCTGTAAGACAGATCGGTGATCAGGCCGACATAAACCTGGCCGTTTTCCAGGTGATACAGGAAAGAGCCGCCGGTAGAGCCGGATTCATTCAGCGGCCAGCCGGTGGTGTGAACCACCAGGCCTGGCTCGTGTTTGGCCGGGTCGATGTCCCACAACTCTTTGATGCCGATACCGTAGTGCTGAGGGTCCTTGCCTTCGTCCAGCTTGTAATCCTTGATCAGCTGCTTGCCCAGATGACCACGACAGCCTTCAGTAAACAGGGTGTACTTGGCGCGCAGTTCCATACCCGGCATATAGCCGTCTTTCTTGGAACCGTCACGGGCAACGCCCATATCACCGGTGATAATACCTTTTACCTGACCATCTTCAACGATGGTTTCAGCTGCGGCAAAGCCCGGGTAAACCTCGACACCCAGCTGTTCGGCCTGCTCAGCCAGCCAGCGGCACAGGTTGCCCAGGCTGATGATGTAGTTGCCGTGGTTGTGCATGTTCTTGGGCACAAAGGCATTGGGTACTTTGGTGGCCTTTTCCTGATTCTTCAGCAGGAAAATGTCATCACGGGTAACCGGGGTGTTCAGGGGGGCGCCTTTCTCTTTCCAGTCCGGGAAGAGTTCGTTCAGGGCCGTGGGCTCGAATACGGTGCCGGCGAGGATGTGCGCGCCGATCTCAGAACCTTTTTCAACCACACAAACGGTCAGTTCTTCGCCGGCTTCCTGCGCCAGTTGCATCACGCGGCAGGCTGCCGACAGGCCCGCAGGGCCGCCGCCGACGATCAGAACATCAAATTCCATCGATTCGCGTTCCACGTTGGTCTCCTCAAACAGCTTTTTTTAGTGGGTGTTGTATGCCCGCAGGCCTAACTCAATTCATTCAGGGGCGACATCATACCGATAAAAATGCCTATAGACGACAGCCCCGAGCCCTGAATACGGGCCCTTTGTCCCGAAAGGATAACGTATTTCAGGAATCAAACAAACGTTTGTTTGAAATTTGCGTTTACCTTTGGCATTGTACGTATACACCGAAATGTCGTGTGTTTTGAGTCGATTTTTAGTATCGTCTCATTGCCAGGCCGGGTCAACCCGGTCTATTGGCTGTGAAGGCAGTCCTGATGCGTCGAATGGGGCTATTGACCCTGTAGACAGTAGCCTGCAGTATTACTGCGCACTATCCAGCAGGCTCCCCGTTAAGGATTGCGAGTCATTAAACCCATCGTAGAAGAACGAGGAATCTATGAAGGTTCTGGTCGCTGTAAAACGAGTTATCGACTACAACGTGAAGGTGCGCGTCAAGCCGGACAACACCGGTGTTGACCTCGCCAACGTCAAGATGGCAATGAACCCGTTCTGCGAAATCGCTGTTGAAGAAGCGGTTCGTCTGAAAGAGAAGGGCGTTGCCAGTGAAATCGTTGTTGTATCCATTGGACCGAAAGCTGCTCAGGAGCAAATCCGTACTGCTCTGGCTCTGGGTGCTGACCGTGGTATCCACATCGAGACTGACGAAGAAGTTCAGTCCCTCGAAGCGGCCAAGCTGCTGAAGGCTGTCGTTGAGAAAGAAGAGCCGAAGCTGGTTATTCTTGGTAAACAGTCCATCGATTCCGACAACAACCAGACCGGCCAGATGCTGGCTGCTCTGACTGGCATGGGCCAGGGCACTTTCGCTTCCGAAGTGGTTGTTGATGGCGAAAAGGTAAACGTAACCCGTGAAGTAGACGGCGGTCTGGTGACTGTTGCTCTGAACCTGCCTGCGGTTGTTACCACTGACCTGCGCCTGAACGAGCCGCGCTACGCTTCTCTGCCGAACATCATGAAAGCCAAGAAGAAGCCGCTGGACTCCATGTCTCCGGCTGATCTGGGTGTTGAAATCGCCCCGCGCCTGACCACACTGAAAGTCGAAGCTCCGGCTGCACGCCAGGCTGGTATCAAGGTGGCTGACGTAGCTGAGCTGGTGGATAAACTGAAGAACGAAGCGAAGGTGATCTAAATGAGCATCCTGGTAATTGCTGAACACGACAACAGCAGCCTCAAGCAGGCTACCCTGAATGTTGTAGCGGCTGCCAAGGCCATCGGTGGTGACATCGACGTGCTGGTTGCCGGTGAGAACGTAGGCGCCGTCGCTGAAGCCGCTGCCAAGGCAGAAGGCGTGAACAAGGTACTGGTTGCCGACAACGCTGCCTACGGTCATTTCCTGGCCGAAAACCTGGGCGAACTGGTTGCCGAAGTAGGTAAAGGCTACAGCCACATCCTGGCGGCTGCCGGTACTACCGGTAAAGACTTCATGCCGCGCGTTGCTGCGCTGCTGGACGTTGCTCAGGTGTCTGACATCGTGCGCGTTGAATCCGAGGACACTTTTGTTCGTCCGATCTACGCGGGTAACGCCATCGCCACTGTTAAGGCAAACGACGCCATCAAGGTTATCACGGTACGCCCGACCGGTTTCGACCCGGTAGCTGCCGAAGGTGGTTCCGCATCCGTTGAGCAACTGGACGTTGTAAAAGACGCCGGCCTGTCTTCCTTCGTTGGTGAAGAGAAAGCCCAGTCTGACCGTCCGGACCTGGCTTCTGCCGGTATCGTTATCTCCGGTGGCCGCGGCATGCAGAACGGTGACAACTTCAAGATGCTGGAGCAGGTTGCTGATCTGATGGGCGCTGCCGTTGGTGCATCCCGCGCCGCGGTTGACGCTGGTTTCGTACCCAACGACATGCAGGTTGGCCAGACCGGTAAGATCGTCGCTCCGCAGCTGTACATCGCGGTCGGCATTTCCGGCGCCATCCAGCACCTGGCCGGTATGTCTGATTCCAAGGTGATCGTTGCGATCAACAAGGATGAAGAAGCACCGATCTTCCAGGTTGCTGATTACGGCCTGGTTGCGGATCTGTTTGAAGCCGTACCGCAGTTGGAAGAAGAGCTGAAGAAAGTCCTGTAACTTTCTGATAGTTGGATCAAAAAAGGCGCCTCAGGGCGCCTTTTTTGGTTTTGACGCAATGCGCTTTTCCGCTTTGCTGATAATCAGTGTGTCTGCCAGGATGTGCAGGGCGCGATTGGTGGTTCTCACCGCCTGATAAACCTGCTCACTTTTCTGGTGATGGGTTTGCCGGGCTTTGCGGGTGCTGTCTTTGAACTCCTCATCCTTGGAGAACATGTCGATCAGACCGAAGGTGGTGTTGGCTATCGCCTTATGAACCTTCTCAACCGCAGAAGCGCCGCCAGAGACGGTATCTTCGAGAAGTCGGGCCCGGTTGCGCACTTCCGCCAGGTCCATCCTGCTCTTCTGGATGGCGCTGCGGGCCGCAATTCGATGGGCATTGAGGATCAGTAACCGTTTTCGGGTTTGGTTCGACAGACGGAACCCCGAAAAAAGAAGCGTTGCAGCGCCGGCGAGGCAAATGATGATTAGAACCTGAGAGACCATAGCCGTGCTCCTCAGCGATACTCAATGTGCATTTCGACGTCGATATCCCGCTCAAACAGCTCGCTTTCCAGTTCTTTCATGACTTCCTGATAGACCATTTTCCGGGTCATAACCGGCAGTTTGTCTGCCAGCGCCCGGCCGGTTCGCGATTCGCGCTTTGCCAGGGCAATCGGATCCAGCACCCTCAACGTAAGCACCAGTTCCGGTTCGCGATGGATATCACTGATATCCTCGTTCTCGAGCATGTTGTTGATCATTTTGCGCTGTTCAAGCAGTTGCCAAAGCAGCAGACCGCTGATGGCCAGCAATATCAGGCTTGTGATGGTCAGAAAGATGATCAAGGGATGCCTCCACACTTGTGTCATTATGCGCCACAGTGTGCAACAAGCTGTATGACAAACGATTGGCCGGCCGGACGCCTGTCATGGTGTATCCGGGAAAGTCGTGCCGGTTTTAAACCTGTTACCATCAATTCAATGAAACTCGAAAGGAATCCAATATGGTCTGGATAAAGGCGTTTGTTGCGGGCTTTCTGGCAACACTGATTTTCCATCAGGGGCTATTTGCCGTGTTTTACCTGGCAGGTGCCGTACCCGCAGCGCCATTTAACCTTACTCCCGTGCCGCCATTGGGGGTACCATCGGTGATCTCCCTGGCATTTTTCGGCGGGTTATGGGGTGTCGCGATATGGGCCATCGCCGGCCGCCTGAAAGGAGCGTTGTATTGGCTCGGCCATGTGATACTGGGTGCCGCTGGCCCAACCGCCGTAGCGATGCTGGTTGTCTTTCCGATGAAGGGTTTGGCAGTATCAGCCCAGACTTGGGTAGGTGGTCTCATTCTTAACGGCTTCTGGGGGCTGGGAGTGGCCGTATTTATGGTGCTGATGGCAGCAAAAGCGTCTCGCCAACCCTGACCGATCCGAGATATTCGTATACGCAAACCAAAAAGGACATGTAATGACGAATTCCAAGCAGGCAGACTATGATCTGGTGGTATTTGGTGCCACCAGCTTTGTGGGCCAGATTCTGACCCGATACCTGGTAGAGAACTATGGCGCGGCCGGCAAGGTGAAGTGGGCTATCGCTGGCCGTTCAGAGGGCAAACTG from the Marinobacter sp. LQ44 genome contains:
- a CDS encoding DUF1285 domain-containing protein, whose translation is MNMKPDDIEQSVQQHSSAKGLPPLHQWHPELSGDMDLVITRDGQWLYQGAPIAREATVKLFSTILRREEDGHHYLVTPVEKWRIQVEDTPLLAHSLERKGEGAGQVLSLTTNVGEVLEIGPEHPLAVMQYPNSDEPRPVVHVRHGIEARLVTAAFYELAGLMEEQQESGVTRYGVLSHGKFWKIGQGG
- a CDS encoding FKBP-type peptidyl-prolyl cis-trans isomerase; this encodes MAQPRVVTIHYTLTNDQGEQLDSSRVEGREPLSYLEGAQNIIGGLESALNEKNAGDQVKVSVAPAEGYGEVNEELIQPVPRSAFEGVDTIEPGMQFQAQTPGGPQIVRVVEVSDETVTIDANHPLAGQTLHFDVEVVEAREATDEEQEHGHVH
- a CDS encoding electron transfer flavoprotein-ubiquinone oxidoreductase, which codes for MERESMEFDVLIVGGGPAGLSAACRVMQLAQEAGEELTVCVVEKGSEIGAHILAGTVFEPTALNELFPDWKEKGAPLNTPVTRDDIFLLKNQEKATKVPNAFVPKNMHNHGNYIISLGNLCRWLAEQAEQLGVEVYPGFAAAETIVEDGQVKGIITGDMGVARDGSKKDGYMPGMELRAKYTLFTEGCRGHLGKQLIKDYKLDEGKDPQHYGIGIKELWDIDPAKHEPGLVVHTTGWPLNESGSTGGSFLYHLENGQVYVGLITDLSYSNPHLSPFEEFQRLKYHPEIKKYLEGGKRVAYGARAIAKGGYNALPKMSFPGGLLLGCDAGTLNSSKIKGSHTAMKSGLLGAEAVFEALKEGKTGEEITSFQKRFEDSWLYKELYAERNFGPAMHKFGNIVGGAIAFFEQNILRGSLPITFHDTTPDYATLKPASECKKIDYPKPDNKLTFDRLSSVFISNTNHEEDQPVHLKLTDPDIPLKDNLPKYDEPAQRYCPAGVYEVVEKDDGSGKKFQINAQNCVHCKTCDIKDPAQNITWVTPEGGGGPNYPNM
- a CDS encoding electron transfer flavoprotein subunit beta/FixA family protein, with translation MKVLVAVKRVIDYNVKVRVKPDNTGVDLANVKMAMNPFCEIAVEEAVRLKEKGVASEIVVVSIGPKAAQEQIRTALALGADRGIHIETDEEVQSLEAAKLLKAVVEKEEPKLVILGKQSIDSDNNQTGQMLAALTGMGQGTFASEVVVDGEKVNVTREVDGGLVTVALNLPAVVTTDLRLNEPRYASLPNIMKAKKKPLDSMSPADLGVEIAPRLTTLKVEAPAARQAGIKVADVAELVDKLKNEAKVI
- a CDS encoding electron transfer flavoprotein subunit alpha/FixB family protein — translated: MSILVIAEHDNSSLKQATLNVVAAAKAIGGDIDVLVAGENVGAVAEAAAKAEGVNKVLVADNAAYGHFLAENLGELVAEVGKGYSHILAAAGTTGKDFMPRVAALLDVAQVSDIVRVESEDTFVRPIYAGNAIATVKANDAIKVITVRPTGFDPVAAEGGSASVEQLDVVKDAGLSSFVGEEKAQSDRPDLASAGIVISGGRGMQNGDNFKMLEQVADLMGAAVGASRAAVDAGFVPNDMQVGQTGKIVAPQLYIAVGISGAIQHLAGMSDSKVIVAINKDEEAPIFQVADYGLVADLFEAVPQLEEELKKVL